CATCCGAGGGCCCCGAACAGCCGTGAAAACATCCCGCGAAGAGCATCGCCGCGATCACGCAGAGGATTCTGCCCGAAATCATCCTCTTCCTCCAGTCACATAAGGTTGCTGCTTCACTGCAAGACCCTGGCGCTACCGTCGGGCCGCCGCAAAACCGTCACCCGGTCGCCCTTTGCAAAGGGCACATCATTCGCCTGGACGATCGACACCACCTCGCCATTGTCCAGTTTCACCGTAATCTCCAGACCGTTCTGCCTTGTGGCGCCCTCCTCGGCAGCTCCACCGGCCAAGGCGCCGGCCACCGTTCCGGCGGCTCTGGCCAGGGTTTGTCCGCTTCCACCGCCGATCGTGCTTCCAATCCCGTAGCCCAGGATTCCACCGGCGATGGCCCCGATACCGGAATGCGTCCCTTCGATCTGCACACTGCGAACCATGACCACGGTCCCTTCGTGGGCTACCTGGACCTGTCTCGCTTCATCGCGGGAGTAAACGTCGCTCGACAAACTCGGGGCGCACCCCACCCCTGTCAGGGCCATGACCAGCCCCATGCAGACGGTCGCTGCAAAGCGGATCCTTTTCATTCTATACCCTCCTCAGGAATCTTCAGCAGACCAACAGACATGCGTATTCGGGTGGAGCTCTTCTCCAAGAATCGCAGCCGCTCCCGGTGGATCATCATTTCCAGAGAGATTTCGTTTATTTGAAATCATATCAAAAACCTTGCCGCCCTGCAATCACCAATTCATCCTGAGGGCCATCTCTTGGGTCCACCCCCCGCATGGAACCCTTGAGCATCGAACCTCCGCCCGAGTCCGTCTTATTCACACAGTAAGCAACAACCCGATGGCCCCACGAACCTTGTGGTCCGCGAATGACTTGGACTACCATTGACATAGACCGTAATCATCGCATAGCCCTCGGGAACCCCCTCGACACTCGCGGAGAGAAATTCACGATCTGCAAATGAGGCCTCGGGGTCTGGGAGAAGCCACTTTACCACCCCGCTCGCCATGTGCCGCAGTTGGACCAATGGGTAGTTGGTCGGCGATCCTCTATAATCTCCTCCGGATGCCTCTGTAAAGCCTGCGCCCCTGAAGCCTTCACCCGTGAGAGACAGTGCAC
Above is a window of Desulfatiglans anilini DSM 4660 DNA encoding:
- a CDS encoding membrane protein, with the protein product MKRIRFAATVCMGLVMALTGVGCAPSLSSDVYSRDEARQVQVAHEGTVVMVRSVQIEGTHSGIGAIAGGILGYGIGSTIGGGSGQTLARAAGTVAGALAGGAAEEGATRQNGLEITVKLDNGEVVSIVQANDVPFAKGDRVTVLRRPDGSARVLQ